In Entomomonas moraniae, one DNA window encodes the following:
- a CDS encoding Bax inhibitor-1/YccA family protein: MNNRYDSHEPRTYTVASDNYIDQVGQSQITKVLRNTYTLLAMTLAFSALTCYAAMAMNVQRLSIWVLLIGTYGLMFLTMKLRNSIWGLASTFAFTGFMGFTLAPTLNMYLYLPNGASIITSALGLTAFAFLGLSAFVLITRKDMSFLGNFITVGCFILLGAMVLSFFTNIPGLYLALSAGFILFSSAVILYQTSEIINGGETNYIMATITLFVSIYNIFVSLLSILGVASND; the protein is encoded by the coding sequence ATGAATAATCGTTATGACTCTCATGAGCCAAGAACGTATACAGTAGCCAGTGATAACTATATTGACCAAGTAGGTCAATCACAAATCACGAAGGTGCTACGTAACACTTATACATTACTCGCTATGACTTTGGCGTTCTCGGCATTAACATGTTATGCAGCTATGGCAATGAATGTACAACGTTTAAGTATCTGGGTTTTATTAATTGGTACTTATGGTTTAATGTTTTTAACCATGAAATTAAGAAACTCTATTTGGGGCTTGGCGAGTACATTCGCTTTTACTGGCTTTATGGGGTTCACACTAGCACCAACACTTAATATGTATTTGTACTTGCCAAATGGTGCAAGCATTATTACCTCAGCTTTAGGTTTAACTGCCTTTGCATTTTTGGGATTATCTGCGTTTGTTTTAATTACACGCAAAGATATGAGCTTCTTAGGTAACTTTATTACTGTTGGTTGTTTCATACTACTTGGTGCTATGGTATTAAGCTTTTTCACTAATATTCCTGGCTTATACTTAGCATTAAGTGCTGGTTTTATTTTATTCTCTTCAGCGGTTATTTTATACCAAACCAGCGAAATCATTAACGGTGGCGAAACCAACTATATTATGGCAACGATTACATTATTCGTTTCTATTTATAATATTTTTGTTAGTTTATTAAGTATCTTAGGTGTTGCTTCTAACGACTAA